One stretch of Musicola paradisiaca NCPPB 2511 DNA includes these proteins:
- a CDS encoding YfcL family protein: MIAEFEARILTLIDNMVDHASDDELFASGYLRGHLTLAVADAEAVGEQTAQALNARVQSSLDKAIQNGELSPPDQVLIAQMWETLYQQVQC; this comes from the coding sequence ATGATCGCAGAATTTGAAGCGCGCATTCTGACGCTGATAGACAACATGGTGGATCACGCCAGCGATGATGAATTGTTTGCCAGCGGTTATCTGCGCGGCCATCTGACGTTGGCGGTGGCCGACGCCGAGGCTGTCGGCGAGCAAACGGCCCAGGCGCTGAATGCCCGGGTACAAAGTAGCCTGGATAAAGCCATTCAGAACGGTGAATTGTCGCCGCCGGATCAGGTGCTGATTGCCCAGATGTGGGAAACGCTGTACCAGCAGGTGCAATGCTAA
- a CDS encoding methyl-accepting chemotaxis protein, which yields MNITQRLLLTFSLLSLALIALVMITLSLLSGFQSRAEYVQDNAVGSIKDLNTVVDKSNTLVLLLYRYQTTPDDSKLPDIEQRINQTIEDIKSLNSDYMKNSISSEEDKNLTLVAIDNVKNLQSTLPAFLAAAKANQDEISLNMLQGTGGVGEAVRNMLSTYRKQFDLNVKIGDDLSQTNTRIYHQSWISLLSGALLAILLTSILAVRTILGIRKSLSNMSHVMESASTTLDLTLKANDQRKDEIGITAQAFNSLMQRVATTLASVSASAQSVSSAATQIAAGNEDLSSRTEQQAASLEETAASMTEISETVRQNAENTQQASILAGNASQISVSSADSVTTMLDTMDKIRTSGSKITDIIALIEGIAFQTNILALNAAVEAARAGEQGRGFAVVAGEVRTLAQRSSTAAREIKDLIDTSNALILTGAEQAGDVGKKMSAMKDAIQQVSDLMSEISAATEEQSKGINQVHQAVNQMDDVTQQNASLVEEASAASQSLQEQATVLNQLVGQFSVGHHAAPELAATSSTPVPRLVLPTKNRAVTPNGTSWESF from the coding sequence ATGAATATTACGCAACGCCTGCTATTAACGTTTTCGCTGTTATCTCTGGCGCTCATTGCACTGGTGATGATTACACTGTCGCTCTTATCCGGTTTCCAGTCTCGCGCCGAATATGTGCAGGATAATGCTGTAGGCAGTATCAAGGATCTGAACACCGTCGTTGATAAAAGTAACACCCTGGTGCTTCTGCTCTATCGCTACCAAACCACGCCGGACGACAGTAAGTTGCCCGATATTGAGCAACGCATAAACCAAACTATCGAGGATATTAAATCGCTCAATAGCGACTATATGAAGAACAGTATCTCTAGCGAGGAGGATAAAAACCTGACTTTAGTGGCCATAGACAATGTCAAAAACTTGCAGTCGACATTGCCCGCTTTTCTGGCTGCCGCTAAAGCCAATCAGGATGAGATCTCGCTCAATATGCTGCAAGGCACCGGCGGTGTAGGTGAGGCCGTGCGTAACATGCTCAGCACCTACCGCAAGCAGTTCGATTTGAATGTCAAAATCGGCGATGACCTGAGCCAGACCAATACACGGATCTACCACCAGAGCTGGATTAGCCTGTTAAGCGGTGCGCTATTAGCCATACTACTGACCAGCATCCTGGCGGTAAGAACGATCCTGGGTATTCGAAAAAGTCTGAGCAACATGAGCCACGTCATGGAGAGCGCCAGTACAACCCTGGATCTGACGCTCAAAGCGAACGACCAGCGCAAGGATGAGATCGGTATCACTGCCCAGGCGTTTAACTCACTGATGCAGCGTGTCGCCACTACCCTGGCCTCCGTCAGCGCCTCTGCACAATCGGTTAGCAGCGCAGCAACGCAAATCGCCGCCGGTAATGAAGACTTGTCTTCCCGTACTGAGCAACAGGCCGCATCGCTGGAAGAAACCGCCGCCAGCATGACGGAAATCAGCGAAACGGTACGCCAGAATGCGGAGAACACCCAGCAAGCCAGTATATTGGCAGGCAATGCCAGCCAGATATCGGTCAGTAGCGCCGACTCGGTTACGACGATGCTGGATACCATGGATAAGATCCGTACCAGCGGCAGTAAAATCACCGACATTATCGCGCTGATTGAAGGCATCGCGTTTCAAACCAATATCCTGGCATTGAACGCCGCCGTCGAAGCCGCACGCGCAGGGGAACAAGGGCGTGGGTTCGCCGTCGTCGCCGGGGAAGTTCGCACGCTGGCGCAGCGCTCCTCCACGGCCGCGCGTGAAATCAAAGATTTGATCGATACCTCCAATGCGTTGATCCTGACCGGCGCCGAACAGGCTGGCGATGTCGGCAAAAAGATGTCGGCCATGAAAGATGCGATTCAACAAGTCTCTGACCTGATGAGTGAAATCTCCGCCGCGACCGAAGAGCAAAGCAAGGGAATCAACCAGGTTCATCAGGCGGTTAATCAGATGGATGATGTGACTCAACAGAACGCCTCATTGGTAGAAGAAGCCTCTGCCGCATCGCAATCCTTGCAAGAACAGGCAACGGTATTAAACCAGTTGGTTGGGCAGTTTAGCGTCGGCCATCATGCCGCGCCTGAGTTAGCGGCGACCTCATCCACGCCGGTGCCGCGTCTTGTCTTGCCGACGAAAAATCGTGCGGTAACGCCTAATGGAACGAGTTGGGAAAGTTTCTAA
- a CDS encoding elongation factor P hydroxylase has translation MRDTHHYEQLIAIFNQCFSDDYHTRLVKGDDEPIYLPADEQSPYHRILFAHGFYASAMHEISHWCIAGAERRKLVDFGYWYCPDGRDAVTQSQFESVEIKPQALEWMFCVAAGFPFNVSCDNLNGDTTPDRIAFQRRVHAQVMIYLAQGVPTRPARFIEALRVGYQTPPLTPDDFPYPADLC, from the coding sequence ATGCGCGATACACACCATTATGAACAGCTGATTGCTATTTTTAATCAGTGCTTTAGCGACGACTACCATACCCGGCTGGTCAAAGGTGACGACGAACCGATCTATCTTCCCGCCGATGAGCAGTCACCCTATCACCGCATTCTGTTCGCCCATGGTTTTTACGCCAGCGCGATGCATGAAATTTCCCACTGGTGCATCGCAGGGGCGGAGCGGCGCAAACTGGTGGATTTCGGGTACTGGTATTGCCCGGACGGGCGCGATGCGGTGACGCAGAGCCAGTTCGAGTCGGTAGAAATCAAGCCGCAGGCGCTGGAGTGGATGTTTTGCGTGGCGGCAGGCTTTCCCTTCAATGTCAGCTGCGACAATCTCAACGGCGACACCACCCCGGATCGCATTGCATTCCAGCGGCGGGTACACGCGCAGGTGATGATTTATCTGGCGCAGGGCGTTCCGACTCGCCCGGCGCGGTTTATTGAGGCGCTACGGGTGGGGTATCAGACGCCACCCTTGACGCCGGACGACTTTCCCTACCCGGCCGATCTCTGCTGA